A stretch of the Vulcanisaeta souniana JCM 11219 genome encodes the following:
- a CDS encoding carboxypeptidase-like regulatory domain-containing protein, with the protein MRRNLVILLVMLAATVPIIVLATSYNVSPNVNAPTTVNQPYYAILEYIDYINTTKALTLAPSQSINIQAPLPPGQNYVLKYMEVSINPPSPAIAISGSNVMFSKNEIGAIASAYTTSDSLTITNAGNQPLNETVTITYAFVEEVYLPLNTSSTVTLNITIPDSSIQYVTQQVVELSIPNYMPFEIASVALPNGTTLSQLVSAWSPLANYVKIEPKYVELTANELPPGQYQITINYGSGYAMPSAMLIKGTEFLNYTVNPGQTLEITGSEFGVPPGWNLLGYIVAVYTVQPLVVGQQPGHFEVIANRVSPAYLYSDLIQVSGISYLLPPFIRFAPMIGIYVVYDRYFEIVDNLNVPLVVTFMPIIYKPVGQWVNGNLEATVSSSDVSSGLWTALVVQLPEIAKIYKIVTPSGTVYTGLVNSEIPWGSAERLVSISPDGSQAYIAVSTLGVSETGTYMVYVNWTPITMHFTNTQNAPISGVKVQAYVNGSLVASSVSDANGNAYINIEEPIPFTATVSYDGVPIYYVNVNSLINQPIGVTIGLYNVTVLFVGSRNQAISNAGISLYRVNTGPTFNGTTGSTGTAAFTNVLGGTYLVTAQYHGLKYSELVTINGNDVITIKSDILAIIDGFPITTMEALIGTLGLGSAVAIVSAFVGGGRGRKGKDYEVTTI; encoded by the coding sequence ATGAGGAGGAATTTAGTAATACTCCTAGTAATGTTAGCGGCTACGGTACCAATAATAGTACTCGCTACTTCGTACAATGTTTCACCTAACGTCAATGCCCCGACCACAGTAAACCAACCGTATTATGCAATACTTGAGTACATTGACTACATAAACACAACTAAGGCGTTAACACTGGCCCCGTCTCAATCGATAAACATACAGGCACCACTACCTCCTGGGCAGAATTATGTACTTAAGTACATGGAGGTTAGCATAAATCCGCCGTCTCCAGCAATTGCAATTAGCGGTAGTAATGTTATGTTTAGCAAGAATGAGATTGGCGCAATAGCCAGTGCATACACGACCAGCGATAGCCTGACAATAACCAATGCAGGTAATCAGCCATTGAATGAGACGGTAACTATAACATATGCTTTCGTGGAGGAGGTCTACCTGCCGCTAAATACCTCGTCAACGGTGACGCTGAACATAACAATACCAGACTCATCCATTCAATACGTAACACAGCAAGTGGTTGAACTCTCAATACCGAACTACATGCCCTTTGAGATAGCCAGCGTTGCCCTACCCAATGGCACAACACTATCACAACTAGTCTCTGCATGGAGCCCATTGGCTAATTATGTAAAGATTGAGCCTAAGTACGTAGAGTTAACGGCAAATGAGTTACCGCCTGGCCAGTACCAAATAACGATTAACTACGGTAGTGGGTATGCAATGCCAAGTGCAATGCTAATCAAGGGTACGGAGTTCCTCAACTACACAGTCAACCCAGGACAAACACTGGAGATAACTGGCTCAGAGTTTGGTGTCCCGCCTGGCTGGAACTTACTGGGCTACATAGTTGCGGTTTACACAGTACAGCCATTAGTTGTTGGGCAACAGCCAGGGCACTTTGAGGTGATTGCCAACAGGGTCTCGCCGGCATATCTATATAGCGACTTGATCCAGGTCAGCGGCATTAGTTACCTGCTGCCTCCATTCATAAGGTTTGCGCCGATGATAGGCATATACGTGGTGTACGATAGGTACTTCGAAATTGTTGATAACCTAAATGTGCCTCTGGTCGTGACTTTCATGCCAATAATATACAAACCAGTGGGTCAGTGGGTTAATGGCAATCTAGAGGCCACCGTCAGTAGTTCGGATGTCTCCAGCGGTCTGTGGACGGCATTGGTCGTTCAACTACCCGAAATAGCCAAAATATACAAGATAGTTACGCCAAGCGGCACAGTATACACGGGCTTAGTGAATTCTGAGATACCCTGGGGCTCCGCGGAGAGGCTGGTTTCAATAAGCCCAGATGGTTCCCAGGCTTATATAGCTGTTTCAACACTTGGCGTTAGCGAGACTGGTACGTACATGGTATACGTCAACTGGACACCGATAACGATGCACTTCACGAACACGCAAAACGCCCCGATAAGCGGCGTTAAGGTCCAGGCCTATGTAAATGGTTCCCTAGTGGCAAGTAGTGTTAGTGACGCTAATGGCAATGCTTACATAAACATTGAGGAGCCCATCCCGTTCACGGCAACCGTGAGCTATGACGGAGTTCCCATATACTACGTTAACGTAAACTCACTGATTAACCAACCAATTGGCGTGACTATTGGCCTATACAACGTAACGGTGCTATTCGTGGGCTCCAGGAACCAGGCAATATCCAACGCAGGGATATCGCTATATAGGGTTAACACCGGACCTACATTTAATGGGACTACGGGTAGCACTGGCACCGCTGCCTTCACAAACGTGTTGGGAGGCACATACCTAGTGACTGCCCAGTACCATGGGCTGAAGTACAGTGAGTTGGTGACGATTAATGGTAATGACGTAATAACGATAAAGTCAGACATACTAGCTATAATAGATGGATTCCCGATAACCACAATGGAGGCGCTAATAGGCACACTTGGGCTGGGTAGTGCGGTTGCAATAGTCTCTGCCTTCGTTGGTGGGGGCAGGGGTAGGAAGGGTAAGGATTACGAGGTAACAACAATATAA
- the iorA gene encoding indolepyruvate ferredoxin oxidoreductase subunit alpha — protein MSNCIIRLMLGNHAIAHGAMEAGIAVAAGYPGTPSSEIIEYLLDNGREFGVYAEWSSNEKVAYEVAYGAALAGARSIVTMKHVGLNVAMDPLMSSAYTGVKGGFVIITADDPGMWSSQNEQDNRWVGLHAYIPVFEPYDPQNAKDLVKLALEFSERHGHPVMMRTVTRVSHVRGPVTVCSPEKPRYSEGYVKEPRRHALVPANARTLKGELLRRWSTIEEDVEDAPHVYIDGNKNLIITSGVAFTYALEAVKNYGVKASILNVVTPVPLPRKVITDAVTRADKVIVIEEGDPVLEQQLKALLYDEDIRVPIMGKMENLFNRVGELTINSVMDGLTKALGIVNPLTSIKTISIDYSPPQRPPVFCPGCPHAASFYELKVSTARSGARPVFSGDIGCYSLGINNPFNEQDLLTNMGSSLGLGMGIYHGTNGKTLVIPIIGDSTFFHTGLPALVNAVYNKTPMLILILDNRVTAMTGGQPNPTSMISIENIAKAVGVDYVRTIDPFDTKKAQDTITEAMSVVKGGGVAVIIMRRGCALEATRLNRGHVARYYVDANACRACGICYNLIACPAIVPLENRKAWIDPNMCVGCSVCAQVCPYNAIKPEGNVKEWLGKWAEM, from the coding sequence ATGAGCAACTGCATAATTAGGCTTATGCTTGGTAATCACGCAATTGCCCACGGTGCCATGGAGGCAGGCATAGCGGTAGCTGCCGGTTACCCAGGCACACCATCAAGTGAAATAATTGAGTACCTCCTCGATAATGGTAGGGAATTCGGCGTCTACGCAGAGTGGAGCAGTAATGAGAAGGTGGCCTACGAGGTGGCCTACGGCGCAGCCCTAGCTGGTGCCAGATCCATAGTAACCATGAAGCATGTGGGGCTTAATGTAGCCATGGACCCACTAATGTCAAGTGCTTACACGGGCGTCAAGGGCGGCTTCGTCATAATCACGGCTGATGATCCAGGCATGTGGTCAAGTCAGAATGAACAAGACAACAGGTGGGTTGGGCTCCATGCATATATCCCTGTCTTTGAGCCCTATGATCCGCAGAATGCCAAGGATCTTGTAAAACTAGCCCTGGAATTCAGTGAGAGACATGGACATCCGGTAATGATGAGGACAGTGACTAGGGTATCGCATGTCAGGGGGCCTGTCACCGTATGCTCGCCAGAGAAGCCTAGGTACTCCGAGGGTTATGTCAAGGAACCAAGGAGACATGCATTAGTTCCAGCGAATGCGCGTACACTCAAGGGCGAATTACTGAGGAGGTGGAGCACCATTGAGGAGGATGTTGAGGATGCACCGCATGTGTATATTGATGGCAATAAAAACCTCATAATAACGAGTGGCGTGGCCTTCACCTACGCATTGGAGGCCGTTAAGAATTACGGTGTTAAGGCAAGTATTTTAAATGTGGTAACACCGGTTCCGCTACCTAGGAAGGTCATTACTGATGCAGTAACCAGGGCAGATAAGGTAATAGTTATTGAGGAGGGAGATCCAGTACTGGAGCAACAATTGAAGGCCCTGCTTTATGATGAGGACATTAGGGTGCCGATCATGGGTAAAATGGAGAATTTATTCAACAGGGTCGGTGAGTTAACCATTAATTCCGTAATGGATGGATTAACAAAGGCCCTCGGTATTGTAAACCCGCTCACATCAATAAAAACCATTAGCATTGATTACTCTCCACCCCAGAGACCGCCCGTCTTCTGCCCAGGATGCCCACACGCAGCCTCATTCTACGAACTAAAGGTCAGCACAGCAAGGTCCGGCGCCAGGCCAGTATTCAGCGGAGACATTGGGTGCTACAGTCTGGGCATTAATAATCCATTCAATGAGCAGGACCTACTAACAAACATGGGCAGTTCCCTGGGCCTAGGCATGGGTATTTACCACGGCACAAACGGCAAGACCCTAGTAATCCCAATAATTGGGGACTCCACCTTCTTCCACACGGGTCTACCGGCACTGGTTAATGCGGTATACAACAAAACACCAATGCTGATCCTCATACTTGATAACAGGGTCACGGCAATGACTGGTGGGCAGCCCAACCCAACGAGCATGATAAGTATTGAGAACATAGCCAAGGCGGTCGGTGTTGACTACGTAAGGACAATAGACCCCTTTGACACGAAGAAGGCCCAGGACACTATTACTGAGGCCATGAGTGTGGTTAAGGGTGGCGGTGTTGCCGTTATTATAATGAGGAGGGGCTGCGCACTGGAGGCAACTAGATTAAATAGGGGCCACGTCGCGCGTTACTATGTAGACGCAAATGCCTGTAGAGCCTGCGGAATATGCTACAACTTAATTGCATGCCCAGCAATAGTACCCCTTGAGAATAGGAAGGCTTGGATAGACCCCAACATGTGCGTCGGTTGCTCCGTCTGCGCCCAGGTATGTCCATACAACGCCATTAAACCCGAGGGAAACGTCAAGGAATGGTTAGGTAAATGGGCCGAGATGTAG
- a CDS encoding indolepyruvate oxidoreductase subunit beta produces the protein MRLNIYLTGVGGQGLVTFATVLGDAAIRAGYKALVAETHGLSQRGGSVDVHVRIGDIDAPLIPRGGADVIVAFEIIEAFRAVDYANEDTVFIVNRRLIRPPMIKQKIPSINELENLLRKNIRKLYVVDAYSDAAKLGNIIYENTIILGALYSILRLNQYIPQGVIEESIKMNLRRDIDKNLRAFTIGLKYGNAK, from the coding sequence ATGAGACTGAACATATACCTGACGGGGGTCGGTGGTCAGGGATTGGTAACCTTCGCCACGGTACTCGGCGACGCGGCCATAAGGGCTGGTTACAAGGCATTGGTTGCCGAGACCCATGGGCTAAGCCAGAGGGGCGGTTCTGTGGATGTTCATGTTAGGATCGGCGACATAGATGCACCGTTGATACCCAGGGGCGGCGCAGACGTTATTGTTGCCTTTGAGATAATTGAGGCATTTAGGGCCGTTGACTATGCTAACGAGGACACTGTGTTTATAGTTAACAGGAGACTAATAAGGCCGCCGATGATCAAGCAGAAAATACCAAGCATTAACGAACTAGAGAACCTACTAAGGAAGAACATTAGGAAGCTCTACGTGGTGGATGCGTACAGTGATGCCGCCAAACTGGGGAATATAATTTATGAGAACACGATAATACTGGGTGCACTATACTCAATACTGAGACTAAACCAATACATACCCCAGGGTGTAATTGAAGAATCAATAAAGATGAACCTTAGAAGAGATATCGATAAGAACCTAAGGGCATTCACAATAGGCCTAAAGTATGGGAATGCAAAATAA
- a CDS encoding MFS transporter, translated as MVRVQWSPEHYKWPPRSGSAIASQFVGFFLDAYDLTFVTAMTTILAAVLMPPTLSKSVVGYFLTLLGYAFTMIARPVGSALFGNFADRIGRRDTLMITILGYGIMSAVTAAIPTYAQVGWAAFWIYAVIRFILGVFVGGEYAAGHPFAMEFSAPRWRGLVSGIVQGGFSWGVALGGFVVSAFTAVFGIKAMYAYAWRYIFLTGLIPAVVAFMIRYTMPDTPVFEEAKEKGQLERVPFFSIFKPPALWTFLQVLVFMTGLFFSSYSMFDFATGIYARAGLPEGLASFYYGIMGVFAAIAATLWGLASDFIGRKNALVIAAIVSAVLAVPAYYVVYYSAVVRSVPLLVLGAFLMGWLSQWSWGLVPVYLSERFATQRRGSGVGFGYSSGIFISAWMPLYSIPLYGVFKPIEDGNIWFTAAFWLILAGVVYGIAAAIGPETIGIDLRIVKEK; from the coding sequence ATGGTTAGGGTTCAGTGGTCCCCTGAACACTATAAATGGCCGCCTAGGTCAGGGAGTGCCATTGCATCTCAGTTCGTTGGCTTCTTCCTGGATGCGTATGACTTGACCTTTGTTACGGCAATGACCACAATACTGGCAGCCGTGCTAATGCCCCCAACCCTGTCTAAGTCCGTCGTTGGTTACTTCCTGACATTGCTTGGTTATGCCTTCACCATGATTGCAAGACCCGTGGGTAGTGCATTATTTGGTAATTTTGCCGATAGGATTGGTAGGAGGGATACTTTAATGATTACAATACTTGGCTATGGGATAATGAGTGCCGTTACCGCGGCGATACCGACCTATGCCCAAGTTGGTTGGGCGGCCTTTTGGATATATGCCGTGATCAGGTTCATACTTGGTGTGTTCGTTGGTGGCGAGTATGCGGCTGGTCATCCATTCGCCATGGAGTTCTCGGCGCCCAGGTGGAGGGGCTTGGTCAGTGGTATTGTCCAGGGTGGTTTCTCCTGGGGCGTTGCGTTGGGTGGTTTCGTGGTTTCCGCGTTCACGGCAGTGTTCGGTATTAAGGCAATGTACGCCTATGCCTGGAGATACATATTCCTGACGGGCCTTATACCTGCCGTGGTGGCGTTCATGATTAGATACACAATGCCTGATACGCCAGTTTTTGAGGAGGCTAAGGAGAAGGGACAACTCGAGAGGGTACCGTTCTTCAGCATCTTTAAGCCTCCGGCCCTATGGACCTTCCTACAGGTACTGGTGTTCATGACAGGCCTATTCTTCAGTTCATACTCCATGTTTGATTTTGCAACGGGTATATACGCCAGGGCCGGTTTACCTGAGGGTTTGGCGAGTTTCTATTATGGCATTATGGGTGTCTTTGCTGCCATAGCAGCGACGTTATGGGGGCTCGCCAGTGACTTCATTGGGAGGAAGAATGCGTTAGTGATAGCGGCGATAGTCTCGGCCGTACTGGCAGTGCCCGCGTACTACGTCGTGTACTACAGTGCGGTTGTTAGGAGTGTGCCGTTACTCGTCCTCGGTGCATTCCTAATGGGTTGGTTGTCGCAGTGGTCCTGGGGCCTAGTCCCCGTCTACTTGTCGGAGCGCTTTGCAACGCAGAGGAGAGGTTCCGGTGTTGGTTTTGGGTATAGTTCGGGTATTTTCATCAGTGCCTGGATGCCGCTGTACTCAATACCGCTCTACGGCGTATTCAAGCCTATTGAGGATGGTAATATATGGTTCACGGCGGCCTTCTGGTTAATACTGGCTGGCGTTGTTTATGGTATAGCCGCGGCAATAGGCCCTGAGACCATAGGTATTGACCTAAGGATCGTTAAAGAGAAGTGA
- a CDS encoding chromatin protein Cren7: MVTLEDLAKREYEIEGKKLKPTKVWKVQPKGRKGFVMALFKTPDGKTVRKVIAKVDEQGNIIV, from the coding sequence ATGGTCACACTAGAAGACCTGGCAAAGAGGGAATACGAAATAGAGGGCAAGAAGCTTAAGCCTACGAAGGTTTGGAAGGTTCAGCCTAAGGGTAGGAAGGGCTTCGTAATGGCGTTGTTCAAGACACCAGACGGAAAAACAGTAAGAAAAGTCATAGCAAAAGTAGACGAACAAGGAAACATAATAGTATAA
- a CDS encoding molybdopterin molybdotransferase MoeA — MKPHEYKFVEPHEIEELINAMDTLSTVNEEPVPVWESMGRVLSRDVVVPMDIPPRPKAAYDGYAVRSRDIFKAPARLRLVGSVRIGEVPSIKVGPMETAYVTTGAYLPVGADAVVPEEFVDVTGNNEVVINKSVKPWENVDPAGDFARRGDVVLREGTVIMPWDIPALLELGIGEVWVRRRVRLFVVATGSELIETKAPGEVLDAVINGKVVESTASFIGNYVRMYIPYAEVVGRTIVPDDQEAIRNTVMKALDLADIVITTGGTGPSGVDYVYEVTKSLNPRIYIRGLRMRPGRPTGLAVSGNNKVIINMSGHPISALNAMTVVVKEVIKRLAGVKVDIAEPRVMAKLARGTLGDEEFARQYRVRVRRVGNDYVIEELPRQGSSLTHTLLMINGLVFTRKGQIIREGDYTEVLLLREPSRE, encoded by the coding sequence GTGAAGCCCCATGAGTACAAATTCGTGGAGCCGCATGAAATTGAGGAATTAATTAATGCAATGGATACGTTAAGTACGGTTAATGAGGAGCCAGTGCCAGTGTGGGAGTCAATGGGTAGGGTGCTCTCCAGGGACGTGGTAGTGCCCATGGACATACCGCCGCGTCCCAAGGCGGCCTACGATGGATATGCCGTTAGGAGCCGGGACATTTTCAAGGCACCCGCTAGGTTAAGGCTTGTGGGTTCTGTACGTATTGGTGAGGTACCAAGCATTAAGGTTGGCCCCATGGAGACTGCCTACGTAACCACCGGCGCCTACCTACCAGTTGGCGCTGACGCCGTTGTCCCTGAGGAGTTCGTTGACGTCACTGGCAATAATGAAGTCGTCATTAATAAGTCAGTCAAGCCCTGGGAAAACGTGGACCCAGCAGGCGACTTTGCCAGAAGGGGTGATGTCGTACTTAGGGAAGGTACGGTCATAATGCCCTGGGACATACCAGCACTACTGGAACTTGGTATTGGCGAAGTTTGGGTTAGGAGAAGGGTTAGGTTGTTCGTAGTTGCCACGGGCTCCGAGCTAATTGAGACCAAGGCACCGGGTGAGGTGCTGGATGCGGTAATTAACGGTAAAGTTGTGGAGAGCACGGCATCCTTTATAGGGAATTACGTGAGGATGTACATACCGTACGCCGAGGTAGTGGGCAGAACCATAGTACCTGATGATCAGGAAGCTATTAGGAACACCGTAATGAAGGCCCTGGATCTTGCCGACATCGTAATAACCACTGGCGGCACAGGACCGAGTGGCGTTGACTATGTCTATGAGGTAACGAAGTCACTAAACCCAAGAATATACATTAGGGGGTTAAGGATGAGACCCGGCAGGCCAACGGGCTTGGCAGTATCGGGTAATAATAAGGTCATTATTAACATGTCAGGGCACCCAATATCGGCCTTAAATGCCATGACTGTGGTCGTTAAGGAGGTTATCAAGAGACTCGCGGGTGTTAAGGTGGATATTGCGGAGCCAAGGGTAATGGCTAAACTAGCCAGGGGCACACTGGGTGATGAAGAGTTTGCAAGGCAGTATAGGGTTAGGGTTAGGAGGGTTGGTAATGATTACGTCATTGAGGAATTACCGAGGCAAGGTAGCTCGCTAACCCACACCCTCCTCATGATTAATGGATTGGTGTTCACGAGGAAGGGACAAATAATAAGGGAGGGCGATTACACGGAGGTACTACTCCTCAGGGAACCGTCTCGTGAGTGA